The following proteins come from a genomic window of Chloroflexota bacterium:
- the tuf gene encoding elongation factor Tu (EF-Tu; promotes GTP-dependent binding of aminoacyl-tRNA to the A-site of ribosomes during protein biosynthesis; when the tRNA anticodon matches the mRNA codon, GTP hydrolysis results; the inactive EF-Tu-GDP leaves the ribosome and release of GDP is promoted by elongation factor Ts; many prokaryotes have two copies of the gene encoding EF-Tu), whose product MVMPGDSVNVDVQLIVPVALEQGSRFAIREGGRTVGAGVITQIVE is encoded by the coding sequence AGATGGTGATGCCAGGGGACAGCGTGAACGTAGACGTGCAGTTGATCGTGCCGGTGGCGCTGGAGCAGGGCAGCCGGTTTGCGATCCGCGAAGGCGGGCGCACGGTGGGCGCGGGCGTCATCACCCAGATCGTCGAGTAA
- the rpmG gene encoding 50S ribosomal protein L33, producing the protein MAKKLNREVVTLACTECKERNYTTAKNKKNDPGRMEMNKFCPRCRVKRLHRETR; encoded by the coding sequence ATGGCCAAGAAACTGAATCGCGAAGTGGTGACGCTCGCCTGCACCGAGTGCAAAGAGCGCAACTACACGACGGCAAAGAACAAGAAGAACGATCCGGGCCGCATGGAGATGAACAAGTTTTGCCCGCGCTGCCGCGTCAAGCGGCTGCATCGCGAAACCCGGTAA